GATAAATGAGCCAAGTTATAAAATAATATTATAAGCTCCTTAAAATTATTAAAAGAAAAATAAAGGCCTTGTACTACTTCAAGATCAACTTATTCATACTTTTCTAGTAGATACTAGTATCTATACAAGGTATTAATAATGAGAAAAACGGAAAGCTATTGAACTTATAGAACGGCGACAATTTGAATGAAAAACACAAATAATTGCACAAAAATCAACATTTTGTGCAATTATTTAGAGGAAGCTACATTGTTATAGCTTCCTCCTCTTCATCAAAGTACCTAATAAAATCTCTTCACTTTTTATCTCATTCAAACAAATTGTCTGAAAATTTCTCAACCTCACTAGATAAGATATTCTTCCTAAGATATAAATAAAGTCCCTGAAACGACCGTTTTCGGTTCTTGTAAAAAATAATAAGATACAAACTAGATCCAATTTAAGTATCAAATATAGTTAACTTTCTCTATTTTGAGGATTTTTTCAGGAGAAATACAGATGTCTTCTTTCAGGAAAACCATATAGTTTTCATCTGGTCCCCAGTAACCCGTTCGCTTGAATAGAATGTACTCAATTGCCTTTAGAACATGGCTTGTTGGTTCAAAATAGTTAATATCCCCATAGTTTACAAGTAGTGATAGTTTTAATGGTTTAGCCTTTTCTTTCCATTTATAAACTATCTCTGGCATTTTAATTAGCTTACCTATATCCCATATAAACTCAGGACATTCTCGAATATACCTTACATTATTATTATTCTCAGCATCTTCATTTATCAAAAAACCATTTATGCATTTATCATTTTTAAAGCGGTGAAACAGTAGTTCTTCCTTATATTCTTTTCCCTTAAATTCAAGTAAAGGAGGAGAATCATCCTGATAGCATACTTTTATTCCGCATTCTTCTAAAAAAACAGAAAAAATGTCATCTTTAATAACTGATTCTAAATTTAATATCCCTTTTTCTCGAAAACTGTTATCATCTAGAGCAGAGGTTAAATGAAACATCACTAATTTATCAGGAATAATTTCATTTTCATTTAAATCAAAATAATTTAGTATATCTTCAATAATAAGATCATTGTAATTCCATAGGCCATCATTATTAGTTATTCGATATTTGTTACTATCTATAAATGAATTTAAAATCTCTTCCTTAGTTTTAAGTAATGTAGAAAGTGACTTTGTTGTTGTTTCAACACTTGAACAATTTAGTATTCTCATTTTTTTCTCCTCTAATATTTATCTCTTTTTTTATTTTCTCCTTTAACCGCATTATATAGTGCACTTTGTCCGATATGCACTTTTAGATTTCTTTAAAGTTAAGCCTTGATAACGTAAGAAATTCGCGTTTTGTTGGTGCTACCTTATAACAAAGTACCTCCTTCTTTAATAAAGCTCATCACAGCTGTTGCATACACCTCAACAACTAATTATAAGAATTCCTATCATTTTTTTCTTCCAATGAAATGGGTTTGTTATACCATTTATTTATTTTTCCTTTGTAATACTTTTCGACTTCGTAATCCGGAATCCAAATTTCACAATCATAGATTTTACTCATAACACTTTCTAAAACATCCTCATGTTCTCTCAGTTTCAATCTACGGTTATGAACCTTAATCTTCTCTATATAAGCCTCTCTCAGCCAATTTGATATGATTTCACGCTGGTTTTGCTTTAGGTGAGACCATTTCTTATTGATTTGCAACAATTGCCCTTTAGGTCCTTTTGTATGGTTTTTCACTGTCTTCCCCTCGTCGCTATGGTAGATTTATACTCATCAATTATTTTAGCCTAATATGAAGAGGAATCCAAATTGTCTACAAAACAATACATAATTTTCAGATAATTATTTAGAAATATTCTTTTAAACTACTATCAGCTGTAATAATATGGATTTAACTGCTATGATAAAAACATATAGATATAAATATACAAAGGGGGAAGCTATGTGATTGTAGCAAAAGGAAACGAAAAGATTACTAAATTAATGAACGATTGGTACAAAGCTATACGCTCTCAAAAGTTATTGAAAGCAAAAAATCTAAGATCAGATGTTGAAAAACTTATCGACGAAATGGAACAAGATCAAACGCTTCTTATTTACTATTCGTTACTAGAGTTTAGGTATAATCTTTTGATAAATAATACATCAGGTTTAGTAAAACCTGGAGAACATATTGAAGGGTCTACCACAGACATGCTCAATTACTACTACTATCTGTTCAATGCTATACATGCAATGAAGATAGGACAATATAGTGACGCCAAACACTTCTATCACAAAGCTGAAACACTTCTATCTCTTATTCCGGATGAATTAGAACAAGCGGAATTTAATTATCAGTATGCCCTTTTCAACTATTATCAGTTCCAACCACTAAATACAATAACATACAGTAATA
This DNA window, taken from Bacillus paramycoides, encodes the following:
- a CDS encoding transposase, with product MKNHTKGPKGQLLQINKKWSHLKQNQREIISNWLREAYIEKIKVHNRRLKLREHEDVLESVMSKIYDCEIWIPDYEVEKYYKGKINKWYNKPISLEEKNDRNSYN